A stretch of the Zeugodacus cucurbitae isolate PBARC_wt_2022May chromosome 6, idZeuCucr1.2, whole genome shotgun sequence genome encodes the following:
- the LOC105213369 gene encoding essential MCU regulator, mitochondrial: protein MVFSRLIRPLLLTRGAFGRSLGERSKLGYMTQGTHFRSGALKPKPHQTPFGIVFVFCAVLPGLFLGAAISKSVANFLEENDLFVPSEDDDDDDDD, encoded by the coding sequence ATGGTTTTTTCTCGCCTTATACGGCCATTATTGCTCACGCGTGGAGCCTTTGGCCGATCACTAGGAGAACGTTCAAAATTAGGATATATGACACAAGGTACTCATTTTCGCAGTGGTGCGTTGAAACCTAAACCTCATCAAACACCATTTGGCATTGTGTTTGTTTTCTGTGCCGTGCTGCCTGGTCTCTTCCTTGGCGCTGCTATAAGTAAGAGCGTGGCAAACTTCTTGGAGGAAAATGATCTTTTCGTACCATCTGAGGATGACGACGATGATGACGAtgattaa
- the LOC105213367 gene encoding ankyrin repeat domain-containing protein 13C: MLKTMSKEKVESHENKHAEHRAGGSGKGELGVCPESDSKASSDASKSSVDRGGGCIEPTQSACSESPPFLSPAVSLTPTPTASPTIEREVLGACSSNICENEEYPLHKSVFQGDFKSLARFLQRPPNSWRTPEEIGSKDKHGNTPLHLAVMLGRKECINLLLSHDAPVKIKNNEGWSPLAEAISYGDRQTISAVLCKLKQQSRQHMETRRAKLVRALEQMKDFYMELKWDFASWVPLVSRMLPSDICRIHKSGATLRLDTTLVDFNDMRWERGDISFIFRGDRPPHESLTVLDNEYECYQHVRYEDTDIEDEVDVLMSTDILAAQMSTKSIQFSRAQSGWIFREDRKELVSGQYQCDLYSIQGLVLKQRKRREHLSHEDLQKNKAIVDTITRGGRRASLTSANGEGGLNGESRNGSTTEMPRRSSLQPPPPPTITWEEYINTPIGKCPHLGRAPVHKQSNKSLRATVAMSKDFPLSVEMLLNVLEVIAPFKHINKLREFITLKLPSGFPVKVEIPVLHTVTAKITFQKFEFRDNIPETLFDVPSHYVEDARRFPDL; this comes from the coding sequence ATGTTAAAAACAATGTCGAAGGAAAAGGTCGAAAGTCATGAAAACAAACATGCCGAACACAGAGCAGGTGGCAGTGGTAAAGGCGAACTAGGTGTGTGTCCTGAATCTGATTCTAAGGCTAGTTCGGATGCTTCTAAAAGCAGTGTTGATCGTGGAGGTGGATGTATTGAACCAACACAAAGTGCTTGTAGTGAATCTCCCCCTTTCTTGTCACCCGCAGTATCGTTAACACCAACTCCTACTGCATCTCCTACTATAGAGAGAGAAGTATTGGGCGCTTGCTCATCAAATATATGTGAGAATGAAGAGTACCCATTACACAAAAGCGTTTTTCAAGGTGATTTTAAAAGTTTGGCAAGATTTCTTCAACGACCTCCAAATAGCTGGCGAACTCCAGAAGAAATCGGCAGTAAAGATAAGCATGGAAACACACCCTTACATCTTGCAGTTATGCTTGGAAGGAAAGAGTGTATCAATTTGCTGTTATCCCATGACGCtcctgtaaaaataaaaaacaatgaaGGATGGTCGCCTCTAGCTGAAGCAATTAGCTATGGGGACCGACAAACTATTTCCGCTGTGCTGTGTAAACTTAAACAGCAATCCCGTCAGCATATGGAAACTCGTCGCGCGAAATTAGTTCGAGCTCTTGAACAGATGAAAGATTTTTACATGGAACTCAAATGGGATTTTGCTTCGTGGGTTCCACTTGTATCCCGCATGTTGCCGTCCGATATCTGTCGCATTCACAAGTCAGGTGCCACTTTACGGCTTGACACTACATTAGTAGATTTCAATGATATGCGTTGGGAGAGAGGggacatttcttttatttttcgtgGTGATCGACCGCCTCATGAATCATTAACTGTTTTAGATAACGAATATGAGTGTTATCAGCACGTTCGATATGAGGACACAGATATCGAAGACGAAGTAGATGTATTAATGTCTACGGACATTTTAGCTGCTCAAATGTCAACGAAAAGCATACAATTTTCACGAGCTCAAAGCGGTTGGATCTTCCGCGAAGACCGAAAAGAATTAGTCAGTGGGCAATATCAATGCGATTTATATTCAATACAGGGTCTTGTTCTAAAACAACGTAAGAGGCGAGAGCATCTCTCACATGAagatcttcaaaaaaataaagctattgTTGATACAATAACACGAGGAGGTCGTCGTGCTAGCTTAACAAGTGCGAACGGGGAAGGTGGATTAAATGGAGAATCCAGAAATGGATCTACAACTGAAATGCCGCGAAGAAGTTCATTGCAACCTCCCCCTCCGCCAACCATAACATGGGAAGAGTATATTAACACACCAATAGGTAAATGCCCCCATTTGGGACGAGCACCAGTGCATAAGCAATCAAACAAGTCATTAAGAGCCACAGTAGCTATGAGTAAAGATTTCCCGCTTAGCGTCGAAATGCTATTAAATGTATTAGAAGTGATTGCTCCCTTTAAacacattaataaattgcgTGAGTTTATTACTCTTAAATTACCAAGTGGGTTTCCCGTCAAAGTAGAGATTCCAGTTTTGCATACTGTGACAGCGAAGATCACTTTTCAAAAGTTTGAATTTCGTGACAATATACCGGAAACACTATTCGATGTACCGTCACATTACGTGGAGGATGCACGTCGTTTCCCCGATTTATGA
- the LOC105213368 gene encoding uncharacterized protein LOC105213368, with product MPQLQINYRPPMSDSEDSDDYDGYYFGDMPSKRTCSPTIWQQEQNSRAEIILSIINGDSEKCMQQVRDLNISINEPINGGFTLLMTACREGQLPIVRLLIEDLKADVNKQVDSFTPLMLVCECTNKDSHTIDQIVQLLLKHGAVINVSDKYGTTPFMHACKNGYIAVVRRLLKDVSFDAVDNQGCTPIFHAIEHNRTDVVKLLVEAGVNATIANRKGYTPVQVAQFHGFYDLLEFLPKEKNTYVVPPQFLGYNTLRDYIPRIFLKSYCPEYFQEINAILLSLNMEKFLEHFAKEQTPLLDFLSMNDDLLKEIGIKYPIFRMKIMKGLLDFHLHHWSKKSIARVSRSTKENFYEILMITANHLQHLVIITATLRFIKENVKSKELGNVSQKQLQTLQQNVNAYRATIKELYGTAKYLSSFSPPKNPLYIDYDEYLAERKRLKLKSYFKYTTIFIGVSVFVCLKIRKIFFQS from the exons ATGCCGCAATTACAAATTAACTACAGACCTCCAATGAGTGATTCTGAAGATTCAGATGACTACGATGGTTATTACTTCGGTGATATg CCATCCAAAAGAACTTGTTCTCCGACTATTTGGCAACAAGAACAAAATAGTCGTGCAGAAATAATACTGTCAATCATTAATGGAGACTCtgaaaaatgtatgcaacaagTACGTGACCTCAACATATCCATCAATGAGCCAATAAATG gagGGTTTACTCTTCTCATGACGGCTTGTCGAGAAGGACAATTGCCTATCGTGCGGCTTTTAATAGAAGATCTCAAAGCAGACGTCAACAAACAGGTGGACTCATTTACACCACTCATGCTAGTATGCGAGTGTACAAATAAAGATTCGCATACAATTGATCAAATAGTACAACTTTTGCTAAAACATGGAGCTGTGATAAATGTTTCCGACAAATATGGCACTACTCCTTTCATGCACGCTTGCAAAAACGGTTACATAGCTGTAGTGAGACGACTGTTGAAAGACGTATCCTTCGATGCTGTTGATAATCAGGGATGTAcgcctatttttcatgcaatagAGCACAATCGTACAGATGTTGTAAAATTATTGGTGGAAGCTGGTGTTAATGCAACTATTGCTAATAGAAAAGGCTATACACCAGTACAAGTAGCACAATTTCATGGATTTTACGATTTGCTTGAGTTTTTGCCCAAAGAAAAGAATACTTATGTTGTCCCACCTCAATTTCTTGGCTACAACACACTGCGTGACTACATACCacgaatttttttgaaatcttaTTGTCCCGAATACTTTCAAGAAATCAATGCAATCCTTTTATctttaaatatggaaaaatttttggaacattTCGCCAAGGAACAAACTCCTCTGTTGGATTTTCTTTCAATGAATGACGATCTATTGAAGGAGATTGGAATTAAATATCCTATTTTtcgaatgaaaataatgaaaggaCTTCTTGA TTTTCACCTACATCATTGGTCAAAGAAATCTATCGCTCGTGTCAGTAGATCAACAAAAGAAAA TTTCTACGAAATATTAATGATTACTGCAAATCATTTACAACATTTGGTAATAATAACTGCCACTCTTCGCTTCATAAAAGAGAACGTCAAGTCGAAAGAATTAGGAAATGTCTCACAGAAACAATTACAGACATTGCAACAAAATGTTAACGCTTATCGGGCAACTATAAAAGAGCTATACGGAACTGCGAAATAT tTATCTTCATTTAGTCCACCAAAAAATCCTTTATACATAGACTATGATGAGTATCTTGCTGAACGCAAACGTTTGAAACTGAAGTCTTATTTCAAGTACACCACAATTTTTATTGGAGTATCGGTATTTGTTTGTCTCAAAATAAGAAAGATTTTCTTTCAGTCATAA
- the LOC105213365 gene encoding succinate dehydrogenase assembly factor 2-A, mitochondrial produces MLRQLLTQGSRRTMLRMRIFSSKVTTGDDTDKGKVLNNADVPIIDYDDPDYLPLPEYPMRPDEPLQVRKQRLIYQSRKRGMLENDLILSTFVARYLKDMDATLTAQYDQLINGVTNDWDIYYWATNVKPTPPEHDNDVMRLLKEHVANSKREQRLCQPNL; encoded by the exons ATGCTTCGGCAATTACTG ACCCAGGGTTCGCGTCGGACGATGTTGCGAATGCGGATATTTTCTTCCAAAGTTACAACTGGGGATGACACAGATAAAGGAAAGGTGTTGAATAATGCCGATGTTCCAATCATCGATTATGATGATCCAGATTATCTACCGCTTCCGGAGTATCCTATGCGACCAGATGAGCCACTGCAAGTGCGGAAACAACG CCTTATTTATCAATCTCGAAAGCGTGGTATGCTGGAAAATGATTTGATACTAAGTACATTTGTTGCACGTTACTTGAAAGATATGGACGCTACACTCACAGCACAATATGATCAATTAATTAATGGCGTAACAAATGATTGGGACATATACTACTGGGCCACCAATGTTAAGCCAACACCACCGGAACATGATAATGATGTTATGCGCTTACTTAAGGAACATGTGGCGAATTCGAAACGCGAACAACGCCTGTGCCAGCCGAATTTGTAA
- the LOC105213366 gene encoding DNA mismatch repair protein Mlh1 translates to MEPGVIKKLDEVVVNRIAAGEIIQKPANALKELIENSLDANATHIQVTVKSGGLKLLQIQDNGTGIRREDLAIVCERFTTSKLIKFEDLSNIGTFGFRGEALASISHVAHLNIQTKTAKESCGYKASYEDGMMKGPPKACAGNQGTIITVEDLFYNMPQRRQCLKSPTEEMQKICDVVSKYAVHNSSVAFTLKKFGEAPILRTMGRSTRECNIANIYGTQIGRALLPIELQDDVHKFKFTALVTKVDYSEKRGIMLLFINHRLVESIALKAAIDNVYSTYLPKGMHPFTYISLEITPTHLDVNVHPTKHEVHFLYEDEIIDKIKRRIELKLLGSNTSRTFYKQLRLPGVTDPDMEDSENVTILKNVDKERMDKDRVRTDSKEQKMDKFILQKPNEKESDFNTTSFDRIEDESFKVNTTRKSGVLLTSIKQMQGNVERRLNVVLRKILKDLVFVGTVDQTYALFQHETKLYLCNTSKFCEELFYQRLIFEFQNLPHIKLENPLAIKELVRIALECEEAGWSPEDGDKMELAESASKILIEKAPIMREYFSLRINEEGQLETLPAILPQHYPSSTNLPMYILRLATEVDWESEVECFESFCRETAQFYALTSALEMESLPQRHKWLVEHVLYPSFKRYLLPPNNLKQQLYELTSLSQLYKVFERC, encoded by the exons ATGGAGCCTGGGGTGATCAAGAAGTTGGATGAAGTTGTTGTAAACCGAATCGCTGCAGGAGAAATTATACAAAAGCCAGCAAATGCGCTTAAAGAACTCATCGAGAATAG CTTGGATGCAAATGCGACACATATTCAAGTAACTGTGAAATCTGGCGGTCTTAAACTATTACAGATACAAGACAATGGTACCGGTATACGACGTGAGGATCTTGCGATAGTTTGTGAACGTTTTACAACatcaaaattgataaaatttgaaGATTTGAGCAATATTGGAACTTTTGGTTTTCGTGGCGAGGCTCTGGCTAGTATAAGCCATGTAGCTCATTTGAATATACAAACTAAAACAGCAAAAGAATCGTGCGGCTACAA GGCTTCATatgaagatggaatgatgaaaGGTCCCCCAAAAGCTTGTGCAGGGAATCAGGGAACTATTATTACGGTCGAAGATCTGTTTTACAATATGCCACAAAGGAGGCAGTGTTTGAAATCGCCAACtgaagaaatgcaaaaaatttgtGATGTTGTCTCCAAATATGCTGTACATAATTCAAGCGTTGCTTTCACACTCAAGAAATTTGGTGAAGCTCCAATATTGCGCACGATGGGACGTAGTACACGCGAGTGTAATATCGCTAATATTTATGGAACGCAAATTGGTCGTGCTTTATTGCCTATTGAATTGCAAGACGATGTCCATAAATTCAAATTCACAGCGTTGGTCACCAAAGTGGACTACTCAGAGAAACGTGGAATAATGTTACTGTTCATAAATCATCGTCTCGTAGAATCAATTG CTTTAAAGGCAGCCATTGACAATGTCTACAGTACATATCTTCCGAAAGGCATGCATCCATTTACTTATATAAGTCTCGAAATAACACCAACACATTTAGATGTTAATGTTCATCCAACAAAACATGAGGTTCATTTTCTATATGAGGAtgaaattattgataaaattaaGCGTCGAATAGAACTGAAACTTTTAGGCAGCAACACGTCACGTACATTTTACAAACAATTGCGATTGCCAGGTGTAACAGATCCGGATATGGAGGATAGTGAAAATGTTACCATTCTTAAAAATGTCGATAAAGAACGTATGGACAAAGATCGTGTTCGAACCGATTCTAAGGAACAAAAAATGGACaagtttattttacaaaaacccaatgaaaaagaaagtgATTTCAATACAACTTCTTTCGATCGTATTGAAGATGAGAGCTTTAAAGTAAATACAACACGCAAGTCCGGAGTGCTGCTTACAAGCATAAAACAGATGCAAGGAAATGTAGAACGCCGACTCAATGTCGTACTACGAAAAATATTGAAGGATCTTGTTTTTGTTGGAACAGTGGACCAAACATATGCTTTATTTCAACATGAAACCAAATTATATCTGTGCAACACTTCTAAATTTTG TGAAGAACTTTTTTATCAGCGCCtgatatttgaatttcaaaatcttCCTCATATTAAATTAGAGAACCCACTAGCTATTAAAGAGCTCGTACGAATAGCATTGGAGTGCGAAGAAGCTGGATGGTCCCCTGAGGATGGTGACAAAATGGAGCTTGCTGAAAGTGCATCAAAAATTCTTATTGAAAAGGCTCCTATAATGCGTGAATACTTCTCTTTAAGGATAAATGAGGAAGGTCAACTGGAGACATTACCTGCCATTCTACCTCAACACTATCCTAGCAGCACTAATTTACCGATGTATATATTGCGTCTGGCTACTGAAGTAGATTGGGAATCAGAAGTTGAATGCTTTGAGAGTTTTTGTCGTGAAACGGCTCAATTTTATGCATTAACAAGCGCGTTAGAAATGGAATCGCTGCCACAACGGCATAAATGGCTTGTAGAGCATGTCTTATATCCATCTTTTAAACGTTATTTGCTCCCACCAAATAATCTGAAACAGCAATTGTATGAACTAACTAGTTtgtcacaattatataaagtatTTGAACGATGTTAG